From Lycorma delicatula isolate Av1 chromosome 13, ASM4794821v1, whole genome shotgun sequence, a single genomic window includes:
- the LOC142333678 gene encoding uncharacterized protein LOC142333678 isoform X2, which translates to MDAPTNDSVLEENPLSLPIKKEDMHETGQQEYLFVHLAKTDDDKLTIFKQSMDAQTDSSFFDEDPLSSSIKQEIKHETERTVHLIAPVAMIDDKLTTSRQKEK; encoded by the exons atggatgcaccaACTAAtgattcagttttggaagaaaatccattatccttgcccattaaaaaagaagACATGCATGAAACTGGGCaacaagaatatttgtttgtacatcTTGCCAAGACTGATGATgataaattgacaatttttaaacaa agtatggatgcacaaactgatagttcattttttgatgaagatccattatcttccagtattaaacaagaaatcaagcatgaaacagagcgaACAGTACATTTGATTGCTCCTGTTGCTATGATAGATGATAAACTgacaacatctagacaa